The Mesorhizobium loti DNA segment CTTTATCGGCTCGCCGTCGATGAACCTGCTCAATGGCGTCATGCGCAAGGGCCGCAAGCCCGGCGTCGACATTGCGGGCACATTGTTTCCGATTGGCGACAATGCCGCGCAGGACGGACAGGCCGTCGTCTATGGCGTGCGCCCGGAGCATCTGGAAATCCATCCTGACGGCGTGCCGGCGAAGATTTCGGTGGTCGAGCCGACCGGCTCGGAAACGCTGGTGTTCCTGCGCTTCGGCGACGGCGAGATGGTGGCGCTGTTCCGCGAACGCCACGACTTCAAGCCTGGCGATACGCTGACGCTGAAGCCGAGGCTCGACCAGATCCATCTTTTCGACGCCGAGACCGGCCAGCGTCTCTGATCTCAACGTCTCTGATCTCAAACGCACTTCACGAGGACTATCATGCTCAAAGGCATCAATCCGCTGCTCAATGCCGACGTGCTGCAGGCATTGCGGGCGATGGGCCACGGTGACGATCTGATCATCGCCGACACCAATTTCCCCTCTGATTCGGTGGCGAAGCAGACCGTGCACGGCAAGCTCTTGCGCATCGATGCGCCGGCGGCGCAGGTGGTAAAGGCCGTGCTGTCGCTCTATCCGCTGGACACGTTCGTCGATGATTCCGCCGCGCGCATGGAAATCGTCGGCAAGCCGGACGAGATCCCAGCGGTGCAGAAGGAAGTGCAAAAGGAGATCGATAAGGCTGAAGGCAAGGCCTGGCCGATGATTTCCGTCGAGCGCTACGCCTTCTACGAGCGTGCAAAAAAAGCCTATTGCGTCATCCAGACCGGCGAGCGCCGGTTCTATGGCTGCTTCGCCTTCCGCAAGGGCGTCATCCCGCCGGATGCGGAGTAGCAGCATGGCCTCCGGCAAGCCTGTCGTCATATTGGGCGTCTTCGTCGCCGACACCGCCTATCGCGCCGACCGCCAGCCGCGCATGGGCGAGACGATCCTCGGCAACTCGTTCAAGCTGGGTCCGGGCGGCAAGGGATCGAACCAGGCCGTGGCCGCCGGCAAGCTCGGCGCCGACACCACATTCCTGACCCGGCTTGGCGTCGATGCCTTCGCCGACATGGCCAAGCGGACCTGGCAGGACGCCGGCGTGAAAAGCGCCGTCATCGACACGCCGGACAGCTATACGGGTGCGGCCTACATCTTCGTCGAGGAGGGCAGCGGCAACAACGCCATCATCGTCAGCCCGGGTGCGGCCATGCTTATCTCGCCAGCCGATATCGAGGCCAATGCCGCCCTGATTCGTGGCGCCGGCGTCTTCGTCACACAGCTCGAACAGCCGATCGATGCCGCGATGCGGGCGCTGGAGATCGCGCGCGGGGCAGGGGTGACAACCATCCTCAATCCCGCTCCCGCGGCAAAGCTTCCCGATCGCATCTACGCGCTCTGCGACTATCTCACGCCGAACGAGACCGAAACGGAGGAATTGACCGGACTGAAAGTCTCCTCGGTCGATGAGGCGCGGGCCGCCGCGGGCAAGCTGCTCGAAAAGGGCGTCGGCACGGTCATCGTCACGCTCGGCGACAAGGGGGCGCTGCTGCACACCAAGAATCGCTCCGAGCATGTCCCCGCCATCAGCGCCGGACCAGTGGTCGAAACCACCGGCGCGGGAGACGCCTTCAACGGCGGCTTCGCCGCAGCCCTGTCGCGAGGCGTGGAGCCGCTGCAAGCGGTGCGCTTTGCCTGCGCGGTGGCTGGTATCTCGGTGACGCGCCCGGGTACTGCGCCGTCGATGCCGACGCTGCAGGAGGTCGAGGCGCTGCTGGCCAGGGGTTGAGCGCGACAGCATCCCTTACGGCTTCACCAGTCTCGGTTGTTGTCCAGCCAATATGCATCACGGCAACCGAATTGGCGTGGGATGCCGAGCCGCCGTTTAGCGTCGAATGCCATTTCTGAACGAGTCCACCGTGAGTTGCCCTCGGTCACGCTGGGCACGATGGTGTGCCCATCTGCGATCAACTGCAGCCGCATTTCGTCGAAGTGCCTTTTGAAACCATTCTCGATGCGACTTTCCAGGTAGCGCCGTCCATGCAGGCATTCCTGGCCCAGAATGCCAGAATACATCTGTGCGCTGATCATTCTGAGCGCGTCTTCGGAGATATGCTTATCGGTGTCGTTAGACCGCATCGGCCTGCCGACGCTTCCAGCGTCGCGGCCAACAACTCTGCCAAAAACCTCGCCACCGCTGGTCCTTCTGGGTGGCACATTAGCAACAGATAATGTTAATCGGCAATCCGGCCTTGCGCAATTGGCGAAGGTGTCCCGTAATGGGTCATTGCATTTGGCGCAGCAATTGCATTGCCAGCAATGCCGCGGTCAACCATCAACTCGGCAATCGGGGGGCAAATTGGGGGCCCCGCCGCTCCGTTCGCGGAGCGGCGGGTCTTTAACGGCCAAAAATCGCCAAACCGTCAAAACGTGGTACTGCGCATATGTATTTTCCGCAATTTTTGGTGGGCATGTTCGCGGCGTCGTTCACCGTGGCGATCTGGGCTGAGATGGAAACCGGCTCCATCTGGAAAGCGCTCGGTTGGGCCATTCTTGCGCTCATTATTCTTCAGGTGGGATATATCGGCCTGGTCCTCGGCCAGATCTTCAACCGGGGACCTAAGGGCGCAGTGGCGGACCTGGCATCGGCAAATTCCACGCGACCGCTCCGTGGCGAGTTGGGAAAAGTTCGGCAGGGATGGAATCGAGCGCGTCCGCGATAGTCGGTTCGAGCTCGCGCCGCAACGTGCCGACCGGGGTACAGCTGCCCCGCACGTACGAGAAGAGATTTTTGACATCCAATGTCGACATTTCTCCGAAGCCAAGGGCTTGAAACCCTTGAGAGAAATGGCGCGAGTGACGGGGCTCGAACCCGCGACCTCCGGCGTGACAGGCCGGCACTCTAACCAACTGAGCTACACCCGCGCATTGACGAGCACGTGTCAGCCGTGTTCGTCGTTGGGCCGCTGGATAAGGGGTTCGCCACCGGGTGTCAAGCGCACCAAACCATCATAACAGCAAACTGGAGAAGGTTTTTTGACAGCCGGCGTTTTGTGCACAAATCCGGCCGACGAACAGGGCGTCGCCTGTTCATTTGGCCTTGCGAAGCCGGTCCCGACCGCTTAAAGGTCCGCGCCGGAGCGGGCGATTAGCTCAGTTGGTAGAGCGCTTCGTTTACACCGAAGATGTCGGCGGTTCGAGCCCGTCATCGCCCACCACTTTTCTTGAATGAATTCAACGGTGTCTGCCGGTCCTCTCAGGCCGGTGCGCCGCGTTGCGCCCAGCTATGCGCTCAGAAACGCCCGATTTCGGGTATGTCACAGTTTGAAATTGGGGTGGTCGCTACCCCTGCTTCATCCACCAGATCGAAGCCCAAAATCCTGCGCCGAGCACAATCAACGTAACAGGCCAATAGGCGATCGCCCAAGTAATGCCGATGATCATCGGTGCGGCTCCCTACGGCTGGGTAGCCCAATAGGCGCCATCGCGGAAGGTGTTCAGACCGGCCCCATTTGGTGGTGTCAGAAGATAGATTTCTTCCTGCAGCTTCCTGCTCTTGTCGAAGCCATAGCGCGCGATAATTCCCTTGAAGGCGTGGGCGTTTCCCTCTCCACAGGAGCCGACCATGAAACACCAGACACTCGACCAACTGCATGCGGTCGCCAAGATTGAATCTTCGGCTGCATATTCGGCAATGACACGGAACCAGCGTATCGAGCGTTGGGCCGAACTTCTCGAACAACATCCTGACCGGTGCCTTGCGGCGTTTGCAGGGACCGAATATTTGCGCCTGGAGGAACGTACCGGGGTGCGTGGGGAAGGATCACCAATCGCTGTTGCCTTCGCAGACCCGGTGCTGCGCGCGTCGGGCCTGAAAGATGACACGTATGGCGAGGCAAGGCGCTTTTTCGAACTGAGCGACTGGCAACTCCATGAGATCGTCTGCGATTGCCATGCCGGCGCTACCATGAAAGCGGGTTGGGCTGCCGCGCGAGTCCGCACAACAGTTGGAGGGAATGGGTTCTTTGCCTGGTTGAGGCAAAGGATCATGTACTGAGTTGGCCGGCTGGAGGTGACGGTCATTGCGTGTCTGTGACCGTGATACGATCCCCTTCGGTCGCCGGCTCCAGCGGCACGCCCGCAACGTCTCGGAACATCCGCAGGGAGGCCATCAAGGCCGGCTTTGCGAACCTGAGTTCAAAGCCGGTAAGCGGTGGAACCGAGTCAGTCTGATCACGTTTTTCCGGAAGGTCACGCTGAATGACCTAATTATGGAGGAAACAATGATCAAGACGCTCACAACGGGCGCGATGGCGCTCGCAATCATGGCTGGTTCGGCTCTGGCTGGCAGTACATCCGCACTCGACGACCCGGCAAAGATGTCGCCGTTCTTCACCGATGCCGGCATGAAAACTCTGAAGACGGAAAAGGATTTCAAGACCGCATGGATGGCCATGAAACCCGATGAGCAGAAGGCGGTGTTGAAGGACTGCGGCGACACCACACTCAACAAGTCGCATGCGGATTTCTGCGCTATGGCAAAGATGATGGGCGGCTGAATTTAGGCCTGGCATCGATGGCGGAAACGCCTCCGATTAATTGCTAAATCCGGCGCCAA contains these protein-coding regions:
- a CDS encoding sugar binding or transport, RbsD/FucU; translation: MLKGINPLLNADVLQALRAMGHGDDLIIADTNFPSDSVAKQTVHGKLLRIDAPAAQVVKAVLSLYPLDTFVDDSAARMEIVGKPDEIPAVQKEVQKEIDKAEGKAWPMISVERYAFYERAKKAYCVIQTGERRFYGCFAFRKGVIPPDAE
- a CDS encoding ribokinase — encoded protein: MASGKPVVILGVFVADTAYRADRQPRMGETILGNSFKLGPGGKGSNQAVAAGKLGADTTFLTRLGVDAFADMAKRTWQDAGVKSAVIDTPDSYTGAAYIFVEEGSGNNAIIVSPGAAMLISPADIEANAALIRGAGVFVTQLEQPIDAAMRALEIARGAGVTTILNPAPAAKLPDRIYALCDYLTPNETETEELTGLKVSSVDEARAAAGKLLEKGVGTVIVTLGDKGALLHTKNRSEHVPAISAGPVVETTGAGDAFNGGFAAALSRGVEPLQAVRFACAVAGISVTRPGTAPSMPTLQEVEALLARG